A stretch of DNA from Acidicapsa acidisoli:
CGTAAAAACGGGCTTGCTACCGTGCCGGAGGTGCTGGAGGCTAAGGCTGCGACTGCAAAAGCAGCCTATGATTTGCAGAGTGCGATCGGAGCTGAACAGGTCGAAATAGGAAATCTCGCCAGGGTTATTACCGCGAATCCGGTGAAACCGTTGAAAGTGGAACCACTCGATCAACTGAGAATTCCAGACAAGCTGGATCAATCAGTCGAGGATGCCATAAACACGGCGTTCAAAGATCGCCCCGACCTGCAAGCTGACCAGGCCCGGGTTCGTGCCGCACAGGCTGAAGTAAAACATGCTCACGCCGCCTATTATCCATCGTTGACATTCGACGGTTCGAAAGGTTGGATCCGCGGCTTTGGAGAGCAATATGACTCGCCTGGCACTTATGCAAAGACTTTTACCTACGGTGCGACACTCGCTCTGAAATGGACAGTTTTCGATGGATTCCGTCGCGAAAACAGCATCAGCAACGCGAAAGCAGAGGAGAAGGTAGCGACGGAGGAGGTTCGCGATCGTCAGGACGAGATTACAAATCAAGTCTGGAACGACTACGCCAATGCAGCGACAGCGTTAGAGCAAAGACAGGCGGCGGCAGCCTTATTAAGTGCTTCTTCCGAGTCGTACTCGGCGGCGCTGGAGTCGTACAAGGATGGCGTCCGCAACTTCCTGGATGTGCTGGCGGCGGAAGATGCTCTGGCGCAAGCCCGCGCAATCGACGTCATTGCTCGCACTCAAGTGCTTCAAACCTTCACCGATCTTGACTTCCGAACAGGCGACTTACTGACAAATCATCCGAAAGGCAAGAATCCATGAGCACGAATCACCAATCATTTAATCGCTCCAGCACACGTCGATTGTGGACAAGTTTTGTGACGAGTCTGTTTGTGCTGGCTATTGCCGGGTGCTCCGGATCGCCCGTGTTCAACATCCTGGGCTCGTATTTCCCGTCGTGGCTTGTATGTCTGGGCATCTCGATAGGATTGACGTTTCTGGCTCACCTGTTGGTTACGACGAAGAAGCTTGCGGAGCAGCTTTGGCCTTTACCGATCATATATTCAGCGCTTGTATGTTTCTTCAGCTGCACTCTTTGGATGATCTTTTTCGAGTAGGAGGAAACTACATTGCGAATTTCAGAAACGCTTAGACGCAAAGGATCGATCATCAGTGTCTGTATTGTTGTCGGCGCACTTATCTCGGCCGGACTGGTGCTTCGGGCCGTGGTGTTGTTCCCGCGTACTGATGACGCTGAAGTGACAGCCAACTTCATTGGTATAGCGCCTGTCGTTGAAGGTCCCGTCGTGCAACTACCTATTCATGACAACGACCTTGTCAAAAAGGGTGACCTGCTGTACAAGATTGATGATCGACCCTATCTGTACGCATTGCAAAATGCACTCGCTGCTCAAGCGGAGCTCGAAGGCGAAATTGAGAATGAATCCCGTAGGATATCCTCTCAGGTCAACGGCGTTGATGTGGCGAACGCAGGCGAGCAAAGCGCCTTGGCGAATGAGAGCAAGGCCACCGATGAAATCGAGGTCGCGGAAGCGGCGATTGCGCGATCGGAAGCTGCAGTCAAGCAAGCGCAGGCTGATGAAAGTTATGCTATAGGCAATTTTCATCGTATCGAGCCGCTCCTCGCGAAAGGCTTCGTGACTGAGGATGATGTCCATAAAGCTCGATCTCTGGCCGATGCGAGGACGGCAGCAGTGGAACAGGCAAAGTCTCAATTGCAGCTGGCGAAAGCGAGCCTGCTTTCAGCTTCTGCCCAAAAGCAGCAAGCCACGGCGCAGATTACACAGAGCCGAGCTCAAGTCAAAGAATCGACACATTCGGTTCTGGTTTTAGCGCCTTTGCTTGCGCAGCGCGACAGCAGGGCTGCAGCGGTTCGATTGGCTCGATACAACTATGAGCAGTGCAACGTGGTGGCGCCATTCGATGCCCGCGTAACCAATCTCACCACATCCGAGGGGCAATACGTGAAGGTGGGCAAGCAATTGTTCATCCTTATCGACAATCGGACTTGGTGGGTACTCGCAAATTTCAGAGAAACCCAAATTTCACATACTCGGCCAGGAACGCCGGTTGACGTGTTCCTCGTATCCGATTCAACCACGAAATATCATGGCGTTGTCGAGAGCGCGAGCTTTGGTGTCACACCCGATCCTGATGTAGTGGGAAAACTTTCGGAGGGATTACCCGAAGTACAGCGTACGCTGAATTGGGTGCGTCTGGCGTCACGATACCCGGTACGCGTTAGGATTATTGACCCACCCCCGGCCACACTTCGTGTAGGTCAGGTTGCAGTTGTCGTGATGCGACCTCTCCACCGAGATCACTGAGGCCAGCTATGACCACGTATGGCAGGTCCAAGTCATCGCTTCGGAATCTTATCGAGATTTTGCGAACCGAACTTGCGTGGTACCCTGCCCGGCCCGCCTTAGTGGGAAGAATCGTACTCGCCTGTACGAGCGTAATGTTGCTCGCAGTAATCTTTCGAATTCCCGGCGCGGTATTGGGCGCCAGCTTCCCGATATTGATTTCGCGGGAAAATCCAAAGGCTACCCGAAAAAGTGCATTTCAGATTGGCCTTGCTTGTTCCATCGGAACCGCTGAAGTGATTGTTGGTGGAATGTTGACGGCAGGCTCACCATTTCTTCATGTGATATGGGTGATGGTGAGCCTCTTCGCAGTATTCTACGCAATCAGCTGCTTGAACTTTTCGAATCCGTCTCTCACTGTTAGCGCAGTGCTCTCGCTTGGGATACGGACTTGGGATTATCCAATCTCTGCTGAAGAACGCGTGGAACGTACGCTTTACACGCTGCTCGCGATTCTATTAGCGTGTGTAATTTCCATCATAATTGAAACCATATTTGCGAAGAAGAACCCGCCGGACGCCGTGCTCGAGGGAATCTCTCGCCGCTTGAATCTCATACAAACGCTCTTGAGTGAAACATCCGAGGCAGAGTTTGCCTCCTCAACGTTGACGATTCAGCTCACTCGTTCTGCCACAAGAGGCGTAGATGATTTGCGGGAACTCCTCACGCGTTCCAGGTATGACGAAGGCTTTCATGATTTGCTCGCAACGGTGATAGCTCTCACAAGACAGCTCACGGAGCTGGGCTCGAATCTTGTCGAATCAGCTCCAATCTTATCTATCGAGGACCAGGAACGTTGCAGAGCCATTGCGCGAAATCTAGGTTTGGTTCGTTCCAGCCTCACGCGCCTGGAGTGTCCGGCATGGATCGATCTTCCTTTCGCAAGTCAGCCGTCAAATCCGATATTGACAGAAATTGAGCGCACAATAACTTTAATAGCTCAGAGCTTTTGCGGTGAGAGTTTTCGTATCCATTGGCTCTTGCCAACATCGGCTTCGACACCGTCGATCAGTGAGTTTGTCGTTAACGCCCTTCGAGATCCGGAGCATATGAAGTTTGCCGTGCGTGGCACGCTCTCAGCTTTTCTCTGCTATCTGTTCTATATGAGCACAGGCTGGATGGGTCTTGCTGCGTCATCGATTTTAACGTGTACCCTTACTTCTCGTCGATTGATAGGCGCGGGCCGGCATAGACAGAGTCTCCGATTTGCGGGCTTCCTCTTGGGGGCAGGCGTTATCGGATGGGGAACCGAGGTGTTCATTCTCCCTCAGCTAAACACGATCGCGGAGTACGCTGTGTTATTCGCGTCGGTCGTCTGGATTGGCTCCTGGGTAGCGACATCCGGTCCGCGGATAGCATTCTTGGGGCTTCAGATCGTCCTATCCTACAACCTGGTGAACCTCAACAGGTTCACGATCAATACTTCCCTTGTGCCCTCTCGCGACACGGTTCTGGGTGTCGTACTTGGGATTGTTGCAATGTGGCTAGTGTTTGACCATCTCTGGGCTCAGACGTCCAGTGCATCTGTCCGCAGCCTATTCCTCGGAACGTTGCGTAACGTAGCGAACTTCAAAGCGGTCTCGGCTGGATCTTCTAGAGAGACAAATCAGCTGTTGACTGCGGAGAGTTCGAAAATCAACCGGGATTTCGATAAGCTGCGAGATCTTGCTGATTTTTACGCCTTTGAATCTTTCCCGAAGAAGCCGCACGAAAGCCTGGTAAACCGGAGCATTCAAACGCTCCTGCCGGAATTGCGCGCGTTCCTGCTCGTGAAGACGGGACTTCTGCAGCAAAGAAGCCTGGCGGTAGGCGAGGTGGAAGAGGGGCTGATTCAGGAGGTGGAAGAGAGAGCATCCAGTGTGCTTCATCGATTGGCGAATGCAATCGAAGGAGAATCACCTGAACAGCTCTCGCTGTGGAGTATGAGTGCCGAGGAGCTTCGCGCGAAGGTATCAATAGAAGAGGCAAGATCAAGAGACGGAAACAACCTGTCGAAGTACACCGAAATGCGGTTATGTGCTTCCCTCTTGGATATGGCTTCTGATCTTGAGCGGCAAGCTAGATTGAACTTTATGCCAGAAACTGGCGTTGTAAAAGCAATTGACAATTGGTCTGTTGGGACAATCGCCGAGACCTAGTAGATCGTCTCTTGCATTGATTGAAGACGCTGGAGAAATACGCCGCATGGTACTCGGCATGGCTTCTGACGCCGGTTCGGGCGGAGCGAGCAAAGCAGATTTTGCGTCTCGGCAACACGATCTCGGACATCGCGTTGGACACAGGCTTCGTCGATCAGGCTCATTTCATGCGACGATTCAAAGCGATCATGGAAGTCACACCATGGCAATATATGCAACGTCGGATGCTGGGAATGATCGCGGAAGATCAGGGGCGCAGGTTGGTTTGAGTGTGACCGGGGTTGCCTCGACTCATGGAGTTCGATGGCCAGAGCGGCGTTCGCGGTTCCAATGAAGAATTGGACCGGCAACATCTTTAATCTCGGATACTAATGTCTGAAGCAACACGTTCGCATCGCGCTCTCGAGAGAGGCTTGCGCTCTGTCCGGCCCAGAGCGGAAGCAACTCAGGTCTCGCTGCCTTCTCGGCAGGGATGGAGAGATTCTTCACCAGGAAGCGCTGCAATGGATATGGAAGAATCTCCACTCCTGGGCCATTGAGTTCGTCGAGCAAGTGGTTGCGAATTCCGCGAGCAAGCCGTCCAGTAAAGCCCTTGGTCAACGCGGTGTTTTGAGCCTTTCCGCTGAGCAGCGCATTGCGATGATGCAGGCTTGCACCGGAATCTTCACTCGCTAGAAAGGCGGTGCCGATCTGTACACCCTCGGCTCCGAGGGCCAAAGCCGCCAGGATTCCTCGAGCATCAGCGATGCCTCCGGCGGCAACTACCGGAAGCGAAACAGCATCTACAACTTGAGGCGTCAGCGAAAAGGTTCCAGTGAGTGACTCCTCGGCGGAGAGCAGAAAAGATCCGCGATGGCCGCCCGCTTCAAAGCCGGAAGCGACAATGACATTGACCCCGGCCTGTTCAAGAGCAATGGCTTCGGATGGTGTGGTGGCTGTTCCGATCGTAACGATGCCTTGAGCGCGGCATTCGTCGAGGATCTCTTTTGGTGGAATTCCGACGATGAAGCTGAAGATGGGCACCTTCGCGTCGAGCAAAACGCGCGCCTGGTCTTCAAACCTTTTGGGAACGTAAGGCTTGTACTCCGGGAGTGGGACGCCCAAGGCCTCGATATGCTTGGCCAAGTGGGCAAGACTTCGCTGAAATTCTGCTCTGCCGGAAGTGCCTGCGCCCTCATCTTCCATCGAGACCCACAGATTGATGGCGAAAGGTTTGGCAGTCAGTTCACGAATCTCAGCGATGACATCTCTGATTGCTGACGGAGTCAAGCCATGCGCCCCAAACGAACCCAGACCACCGAAGTTCGAGACTGTTGCGGTTAATCGCTGCGTCGACAGCCCACCCAGTGGACCTTGAATGATGGGGTACTCAATTCCCAGGCTCGATGTAACACGGGTCTTATTCCACGGTGCAGGCGAGTTAGTAGACCGCTCCTTCATGGCTATCCTTTGGATGCAAAAGGGAGAAACTGTTTGGTCTCTACCCGAACTTCTTACTCGCCAACCTCGAAGATGACTTCAAGCTCAATCGGCATCCCGAGAGGAAGGCTGGCAACGCCGATAACGAGCCTAACAGATGTCTTCTCGATTCCGAAGACATCCCGAAACAGGTCCGATACTGCATCCGCAACCCTGGGTTGATCGAAAAAGTCACCGGAGGTTGCCATAAACACTCCGAGCCGGACAACGCGACTCACACGATCGAGAGATCCCAAGTACTGCTTGGCCGCGGCGAGAGCGCTCAATGCCGCGGTATAAGCGGCATCCCGTCCTGCGTCGACATCGAGTTCTTTTCCAAGCCGGCCCAGATATTTCGGCTTGTGATCGACAACTGGGAGCATGCCGGTCAGGAAGAGAAGATTGCCCGTCTGCAGCGCCTCAACGTATGTGCCGAACGGCGTCGGGGCCGCTGGGAGTTGAATGCCAAGTTCCTGCAGCCGCCGCTCTGCACTGACAGACAGCGAGCTGTTACCGTCTACCACCGGCCCACGTGCGCACCGCCGTCCACGTGCAGCACCTCCCCTGTGACGTAACGAGCTTCCGTCAGGTAAACGACAGCGTCGGCAATGTCCTTCGCCTCAGCGATCACGCCCATCGGCGACAGTGTCTTGAGAAAGTCCTTCGGATCGGTTACGTGCATCGGTGTATCTACGATGCCGGGCGCGACGGCGTTGAAGCGAATGTGATCCTTCGCGTATTCGCTCGCCAGGTTGAGTGTCACGGCCTCAAGGCCGCCTTTGGTGATCATTGGCACGGATGCCGTGACGCCAGCAATGGGATTAACCACGAGCGACGTTGTGATAGTTACAACGCTGCCGCCTGACTTCTGCGAGAGCATCTGCTTTACCGCGCCCTGCGTGACATAAAGGAAGCCTTCGAGGTTGACGGAAGAAAGGGCTTTGAAATCCTCGGCGGTGTACTCTGGGAACGCTTTTGTGAAGAAAATGCCTGCGTTATTCACGAGCCCATCGATCGACCCAAACTTGGTGATGGCCGTTTCGACGATCTTCGCGGCTACCGCACTCTCGCCGATATTGCCGTCGACGAGGGCGAGTTGGTCCGACGCATTGAATGCTTCCGACTTGCTGATGTTGCGTGAATTCGCGACCACGTTGTAACCGCGATCCAGAAATGTCTGAGTTACGGCTGCACCGATGCCTTGTGAGGCTCCTGTAACAATGACCGTCTGTTTGGTTGCCATGCCTATCTCCTGTTGTTGTGCAACGGGGTTACTATGCCCCTTAACGGTTACTGATTTCCGGGGAATATTGTGAGGAGGCCACAGTGAAACCGCATCCATGGAGATCATCTGATCCAGACTTGCCTTCAAACCGAATCGCAGGATCGCGTGCGCCATCCATTCGGGCTGCTCGATGTTCTGATTAAGCCACGGCAGAAGAAATGATCCTATTGGACGAAGGTATCGATCGATACCTTCGTATTAGATGATGCAAAGCATTGGCTCACTTGAACCACCACGGTGCGCCGCTTGGAATAACTCAATCCGGCGAACTCTCCCATCTATCTTTCGAAGTCACAGATCCGAGCGCATGCGGATTCATTTGATGGGGCGCTCGCATACGCCAATTGCTCAAACGCCCATCGTAGATTGGTAGGAGTGCTGTTTGAGAGGCGAACGAATAAGCTGACCTACGGCATTCCGACTGAACGCTGGTGGTAGTTCAGGAACATTAGGCCATAGGCGCAGCGACTTCGGAAGCGCGCGTAAGGCGGAGCTTCCCGGCCATCTTAACCAGGTCGGCGATGGAATCGGCATTCATCTTTTCCATGACCCTGCCTCGGTGCGCCTTCACTGTAATCTCGCTGATGCCTAGTTCGCTGCCCACCACCTTATTCGGTTTGCCGGAGGCTACCAATGCCATTACCTGGCGTTCGCGACCCGTGAGCGATGCGAAGCGATGTTTGAGCGACTGAATCTCCATCTCGCGGCCGAGCGCGATGCGGCTACGTTCGAGCGCCTGTCGAATGGCGGCCAATAGCACATCGTCGCTGAATGGCTTTGTCAGGAACTCTTGCGCGCCGGCCTTCATGGCGCGGACCGTCATCGGGACATCGCCGTGGCCAGTAATGAAAATGATAGGCATCTCAGTCCGTTCGGTGGCCACTTGCTTTTGCAGATCAAGTCCGTTGAGGCCCGGAAGGGAAACGTCAAGTATCAGGCAGCTCGGCGTCTGGACGCGTGGACGCGCGAGGAATTCCGATGCCGCTGCGTAGGTCTCGGGCTGCCAACCTTCGCAGCGAATGAGCATTTCCAGAGATTCACGTACTGAAACGTCATCATCGACAACAAATACGATTGGAGTGGCTTGCGACATAAGTGATTACCTCATCTCAGGATCACGTTGCTCGCTAGATAGAAGTATATTCTTCGGAATTCGGAAAATCACTGATTTCTTCATTCCGCTGAACGTGTAGCGTCGTAATAAATGGAAATGAAGAAATTTGGCCGTCGAGCGGTATGTGGCCGGATCGCACAGAAATCGAATCCGGATCAGGCCAGTGAGGTGATGCGGTGGATCAAATGAGGAATTCGCGGCCCCTTATTTGTCTTCGGAGACGCCAGTGCGCAGATAACTCTCACCTCGCCGAATGGCTGGCAGCACTCGATCGATCCAAAGAGCGATCTGCTGGAGAATCAAACAGACGCGATGTCGCGTTCTAAGAAGGACCAGAAGGCACAAGCGGCTCTATCTGAGACTGTCAAACTCGCGGATGTGAAATCGGAAGATTTCGACACTATCTTCTACGTGGGCGGTCATGGTCCTATGTGGGATCTTGCCGATAATCCGGATTCAATTGCGCTGATCGAGTCCTTCTACAAGTCAGGCAAGCCCGTTGCAGCACTCTGCCATGCGCCGGCTGTGTTCCATGTTACATACAACGGGGAGGCCATTGTGAGGGGCAAACGCGTCACCGGCCTTGCTGACAGCGAAGAGGAAGCCGTACCGCTGCCCATGTTGTTCCGTTCCTCGTCGAGGACGAACTCAAGCGTGTTGGTGGCCTCTATGAGAAGGCACCCGATTGGCAGAGCTTTGCGATTACTGATGGTCGCCTGATTACCGGACAGAATCCACCATCTTCGACCGCCGCAGCGCGGGCGCTTCTGAAGCTATTCGCAGAAGTGGCTACCTAATTCTCAACAGCACAAACGAGCATGTCTGCTCGGCGATGCCCATCTGGCCGACCATGCGAAGCGCCTAACGATGGCCGGCGAGTTCCACAGTACCGGCTGAATTCAAGCTCCTCGACAGAAGGCCCATCGCGTTCCGTGATACCTAGGTATCGGTCGATACTTTCGTCCAATGGATTACCCTCCGATCTTCTGTCTTAATCGCAATGTAACGTAGTCAAATTCTTTCCACATTGCCGATCAACCTTTCTTTCAGGGGGTAT
This window harbors:
- a CDS encoding TolC family protein translates to MRSRHQAKQTPTLVVVSRLFALGMAMTSLLSVGAWGQRAPTTPNVPWLPDHHSLERHTTAVATHEAPIDEEHVYSLGELIDIAESNSPTTQAAWNRAKMTAASVGIAKSELYPTIIAAVSGTTYLNPQLFGPTFVLQDWAIFDTEIHLAYTLVDFGARRTEISAAQARLVAANLSFNNEHLILIRQVSQAYFSLLRARGLREAAEVSLNDARTTETAAQERRKNGLATVPEVLEAKAATAKAAYDLQSAIGAEQVEIGNLARVITANPVKPLKVEPLDQLRIPDKLDQSVEDAINTAFKDRPDLQADQARVRAAQAEVKHAHAAYYPSLTFDGSKGWIRGFGEQYDSPGTYAKTFTYGATLALKWTVFDGFRRENSISNAKAEEKVATEEVRDRQDEITNQVWNDYANAATALEQRQAAAALLSASSESYSAALESYKDGVRNFLDVLAAEDALAQARAIDVIARTQVLQTFTDLDFRTGDLLTNHPKGKNP
- a CDS encoding YtcA family lipoprotein produces the protein MSTNHQSFNRSSTRRLWTSFVTSLFVLAIAGCSGSPVFNILGSYFPSWLVCLGISIGLTFLAHLLVTTKKLAEQLWPLPIIYSALVCFFSCTLWMIFFE
- a CDS encoding HlyD family efflux transporter periplasmic adaptor subunit — protein: MRISETLRRKGSIISVCIVVGALISAGLVLRAVVLFPRTDDAEVTANFIGIAPVVEGPVVQLPIHDNDLVKKGDLLYKIDDRPYLYALQNALAAQAELEGEIENESRRISSQVNGVDVANAGEQSALANESKATDEIEVAEAAIARSEAAVKQAQADESYAIGNFHRIEPLLAKGFVTEDDVHKARSLADARTAAVEQAKSQLQLAKASLLSASAQKQQATAQITQSRAQVKESTHSVLVLAPLLAQRDSRAAAVRLARYNYEQCNVVAPFDARVTNLTTSEGQYVKVGKQLFILIDNRTWWVLANFRETQISHTRPGTPVDVFLVSDSTTKYHGVVESASFGVTPDPDVVGKLSEGLPEVQRTLNWVRLASRYPVRVRIIDPPPATLRVGQVAVVVMRPLHRDH
- a CDS encoding FUSC family protein — its product is MLLAVIFRIPGAVLGASFPILISRENPKATRKSAFQIGLACSIGTAEVIVGGMLTAGSPFLHVIWVMVSLFAVFYAISCLNFSNPSLTVSAVLSLGIRTWDYPISAEERVERTLYTLLAILLACVISIIIETIFAKKNPPDAVLEGISRRLNLIQTLLSETSEAEFASSTLTIQLTRSATRGVDDLRELLTRSRYDEGFHDLLATVIALTRQLTELGSNLVESAPILSIEDQERCRAIARNLGLVRSSLTRLECPAWIDLPFASQPSNPILTEIERTITLIAQSFCGESFRIHWLLPTSASTPSISEFVVNALRDPEHMKFAVRGTLSAFLCYLFYMSTGWMGLAASSILTCTLTSRRLIGAGRHRQSLRFAGFLLGAGVIGWGTEVFILPQLNTIAEYAVLFASVVWIGSWVATSGPRIAFLGLQIVLSYNLVNLNRFTINTSLVPSRDTVLGVVLGIVAMWLVFDHLWAQTSSASVRSLFLGTLRNVANFKAVSAGSSRETNQLLTAESSKINRDFDKLRDLADFYAFESFPKKPHESLVNRSIQTLLPELRAFLLVKTGLLQQRSLAVGEVEEGLIQEVEERASSVLHRLANAIEGESPEQLSLWSMSAEELRAKVSIEEARSRDGNNLSKYTEMRLCASLLDMASDLERQARLNFMPETGVVKAIDNWSVGTIAET
- a CDS encoding helix-turn-helix domain-containing protein, whose translation is MKTLEKYAAWYSAWLLTPVRAERAKQILRLGNTISDIALDTGFVDQAHFMRRFKAIMEVTPWQYMQRRMLGMIAEDQGRRLV
- a CDS encoding NAD(P)H-dependent flavin oxidoreductase — protein: MKERSTNSPAPWNKTRVTSSLGIEYPIIQGPLGGLSTQRLTATVSNFGGLGSFGAHGLTPSAIRDVIAEIRELTAKPFAINLWVSMEDEGAGTSGRAEFQRSLAHLAKHIEALGVPLPEYKPYVPKRFEDQARVLLDAKVPIFSFIVGIPPKEILDECRAQGIVTIGTATTPSEAIALEQAGVNVIVASGFEAGGHRGSFLLSAEESLTGTFSLTPQVVDAVSLPVVAAGGIADARGILAALALGAEGVQIGTAFLASEDSGASLHHRNALLSGKAQNTALTKGFTGRLARGIRNHLLDELNGPGVEILPYPLQRFLVKNLSIPAEKAARPELLPLWAGQSASLSRERDANVLLQTLVSEIKDVAGPILHWNRERRSGHRTP
- a CDS encoding RidA family protein, whose protein sequence is MVDGNSSLSVSAERRLQELGIQLPAAPTPFGTYVEALQTGNLLFLTGMLPVVDHKPKYLGRLGKELDVDAGRDAAYTAALSALAAAKQYLGSLDRVSRVVRLGVFMATSGDFFDQPRVADAVSDLFRDVFGIEKTSVRLVIGVASLPLGMPIELEVIFEVGE
- a CDS encoding SDR family NAD(P)-dependent oxidoreductase gives rise to the protein MATKQTVIVTGASQGIGAAVTQTFLDRGYNVVANSRNISKSEAFNASDQLALVDGNIGESAVAAKIVETAITKFGSIDGLVNNAGIFFTKAFPEYTAEDFKALSSVNLEGFLYVTQGAVKQMLSQKSGGSVVTITTSLVVNPIAGVTASVPMITKGGLEAVTLNLASEYAKDHIRFNAVAPGIVDTPMHVTDPKDFLKTLSPMGVIAEAKDIADAVVYLTEARYVTGEVLHVDGGAHVGRW
- a CDS encoding response regulator transcription factor, whose amino-acid sequence is MSQATPIVFVVDDDVSVRESLEMLIRCEGWQPETYAAASEFLARPRVQTPSCLILDVSLPGLNGLDLQKQVATERTEMPIIFITGHGDVPMTVRAMKAGAQEFLTKPFSDDVLLAAIRQALERSRIALGREMEIQSLKHRFASLTGRERQVMALVASGKPNKVVGSELGISEITVKAHRGRVMEKMNADSIADLVKMAGKLRLTRASEVAAPMA
- a CDS encoding DJ-1/PfpI family protein translates to MSRSKKDQKAQAALSETVKLADVKSEDFDTIFYVGGHGPMWDLADNPDSIALIESFYKSGKPVAALCHAPAVFHVTYNGEAIVRGKRVTGLADSEEEAVPLPMLFRSSSRTNSSVLVASMRRHPIGRALRLLMVA